A region from the Mustela erminea isolate mMusErm1 chromosome 2, mMusErm1.Pri, whole genome shotgun sequence genome encodes:
- the CCNG2 gene encoding cyclin-G2 → MKDLGAEYSAGREGVQLFGLLSLYLEQEQRFQPREKGLSLIEATPEDDNTLCPRLRNAKVEDLRSLTNFFGSCTETFVLAVNILDRFLALMKVKPKHLSCIGVCCFLLAARIIEEECNVPSTHDVIRISQCKCTASDIKRMEKIISEKLHYELEATTALNFLHLYHTIVLCHTSERKEILSLDKLEAQLKACHCRLTFSKAKPSVLALCLLNLEVETLKSIELLEILLLVKKRSKVNDTEFIYWRELVSKCLAEYSSPECCKPDLKKLVWIVSRRTAQNLHNSYYSVPELPTIPEGGCFDESESEDSGEDTSCEESLSSSPSSDQDCTFFFSFKVAQALCFPS, encoded by the exons ATGAAGGACCTGGGGGCGGAGTACTCGGCGGGTCGAGAAGGGGTGCAGCTCTTCGGGTTGCTGAGCCTCTATCTGGAGCAGGAGCAGAGATTCCAACCTCGGGAGAAAGGGCTGAGCTTGATCGAGGCTACCCCGGAG GATGATAACACTTTGTGTCCAAGATTGAGAAATGCCAAAGTAGAAGATTTAAGGAGTTTAACCAACTTTTTTGGATCTTGCACTGAAACTTTTGTCCTGGCTGTCAATATTTTAGATAGATTCTTGGCTCTTATGAAG gtgaAGCCCAAGCATTTGTCTTGCATTGGAGTCTGTTGTTTTTTGCTGGCTGCTAGGATAATTGAAGAAGAATGCAATGTTCCATCCACTCACGATGTAATCCGGATTAGTCAGTGTAAATGTACTGCTTCTGACATCAAAcggatggaaaaaataatttcagaaaaattgcACTATGAATTGGAAGCAACTACTGCCTTAAACTTTTTGCACTTGTACCATACTATTGTCCTGTGTCATACATCCGAAAG GAAAGAAATCCTGAGTCTGGATAAACTGGAAGCTCAGCTGAAAGCTTGCCACTGCCGACTCACCTTTTCAAAAGCAAAA ccatCTGTGTTAGCTTTGTGCCTTCTCAATTTGGAAGTAGAAACGTTGAAGTCCATTGAATTACTGGAAATTCTTCTCCTTGTTAAAAAACGTTCTAAG gttaATGACACCGAGTTCATTTATTGGAGGGAGTTAGTTTCTAAATGCCTCGCCGAATATTCTTCCCCTGAATGTTGCAAACCAGACCTAAAGAAATTGGTTTGGATCGTTTCGAGGCGCACAGCCCAGAACCTCCACAACAGCTACTACAGTGTTCCTGAGCTGCCAACGATACCAGAAGGGGGGTGTTTTGATGAAAGTGAAAG TGAGGACTCCGGTGAAGATACGAGCTGTGAAGAGAGTCTGAGCAGCTCTCCTTCCAGTGACCAAGACTGCACTTTCTTTTTCAGCTTCAAAGTGGCACAGGCACTGTGCTTTCCGTCTTAG